In one Nostoc sp. KVJ3 genomic region, the following are encoded:
- a CDS encoding ATP-dependent Clp protease proteolytic subunit, whose product MDISPIKAVQAPYYGDSSYRTPPPDLPSLLLKERIVYIGMPLVPAVTELIVAELLFLQSDDPEKPIKIYINSTGTSGYSGEPIGFETEAFAIFDTMKYIKPPIHTICVGSAMGMAAMLLSAGTKGCRASLPHSSIILHQPKSYAQGQATDIQIRAREVLVNKGALVDILHRTTGQPPEKIAKDMDRLLYLTPYEAKEYGLIDRVFEKEELANPPLPASVL is encoded by the coding sequence ATGGACATTTCCCCAATCAAAGCTGTTCAAGCCCCATATTACGGCGATAGCTCTTACCGGACACCACCGCCAGATTTACCTTCCCTCTTATTGAAGGAGCGAATAGTCTATATTGGGATGCCACTGGTACCTGCTGTCACAGAATTAATCGTGGCCGAATTGCTGTTTTTGCAATCCGATGACCCAGAAAAACCCATAAAAATCTATATCAACTCCACCGGCACATCCGGTTACAGTGGCGAACCCATTGGCTTTGAAACCGAAGCCTTCGCCATCTTTGACACCATGAAATATATCAAGCCTCCTATCCACACCATCTGCGTCGGTTCTGCGATGGGTATGGCAGCCATGCTTCTCAGTGCTGGTACAAAAGGTTGCCGCGCTAGTTTGCCTCACTCTTCGATTATCCTGCATCAGCCCAAGAGCTACGCCCAAGGTCAAGCAACGGATATTCAAATTCGGGCAAGGGAAGTTTTGGTAAATAAAGGGGCATTAGTTGATATCTTACATCGCACCACTGGACAACCCCCAGAAAAAATTGCTAAAGACATGGATCGGCTGTTATATCTAACACCTTATGAAGCGAAGGAATACGGGCTAATTGACCGAGTTTTTGAGAAAGAAGAACTCGCAAATCCCCCACTCCCAGCCAGTGTCCTTTAG
- a CDS encoding type II toxin-antitoxin system VapC family toxin, translating into MSYLIDTHILLWWLFDDPKLHTDCRDIIRNPDHRIIVSSASAWEIATDPS; encoded by the coding sequence ATGAGCTACCTCATCGACACCCATATCCTGCTGTGGTGGCTCTTTGACGATCCAAAACTCCACACTGACTGCCGAGACATCATTCGCAACCCAGATCATCGCATTATTGTCAGTAGTGCTTCTGCTTGGGAAATTGCCACTGACCCAAGTTGA
- a CDS encoding VOC family protein gives MKTTGIHHVAIICSDYDRSKKFYVETLGFPIITETFRAERNSYKLDLKVGENAQIELFSFPNPPQRFSSPEACGLRHLALKVDDIEETVFYLNSQGVETENIRIDEITGKKFTFFKDPDNLPLEIYESK, from the coding sequence ATGAAAACCACTGGCATTCATCATGTAGCCATTATTTGTTCTGACTATGATCGCTCCAAAAAATTCTATGTCGAAACTTTAGGTTTTCCGATTATTACAGAGACTTTTCGCGCCGAGAGAAATTCTTATAAATTAGATTTAAAAGTTGGAGAAAATGCTCAAATAGAGTTATTTTCTTTCCCAAATCCTCCGCAAAGATTTAGTAGTCCAGAGGCTTGTGGTTTAAGACATCTTGCTTTGAAAGTTGATGATATCGAGGAAACTGTTTTTTACTTAAACTCGCAAGGTGTAGAAACAGAGAATATCAGAATTGACGAAATTACAGGTAAAAAATTTACTTTTTTTAAAGATCCAGATAATTTGCCATTAGAGATTTATGAATCCAAATAA
- a CDS encoding type I restriction endonuclease subunit R, with protein MITNASSLTLGALRQTFGLRLDSSDRFFDEWLNNAPTLTEAELQGLDRLTRNYTYLSQEEPPLEEIVKLVVISPLLDLAGFYQFPFLVKAEVSTNIEVTDEANAIAVQGRIDILVIQDSFWILVIESKPSRLDVTAGIPQALTYLLSAPNLQSSCYAMVTNGREVLFLKCDRHQNVPQYTRSHTYRLLENTSERIQVLQGLKQIGAYIGDLRS; from the coding sequence GTGATTACAAATGCTAGTAGCCTTACCCTTGGCGCTCTCCGTCAAACTTTTGGCTTGAGACTAGACTCTAGCGATCGCTTTTTTGATGAATGGTTAAATAATGCGCCGACTCTAACCGAAGCGGAACTACAAGGACTAGATCGCCTCACTCGAAACTATACCTATCTCAGTCAAGAAGAACCACCTCTCGAAGAAATTGTTAAGCTTGTAGTTATATCACCATTGCTAGATTTAGCAGGTTTCTATCAGTTTCCTTTTTTGGTAAAAGCAGAAGTAAGTACCAATATCGAAGTTACAGACGAAGCTAATGCTATTGCAGTTCAAGGCAGGATTGATATTTTGGTGATTCAAGATAGTTTTTGGATTTTGGTAATCGAGTCAAAACCTTCAAGACTAGACGTTACGGCGGGAATTCCCCAAGCACTTACTTATTTGTTAAGCGCTCCCAACTTACAGTCAAGTTGTTATGCAATGGTTACAAACGGAAGAGAAGTATTGTTTTTGAAATGCGATCGCCACCAAAATGTCCCTCAATATACTCGATCGCATACTTATCGGTTACTTGAAAATACATCAGAACGTATCCAAGTTTTGCAGGGACTTAAACAAATTGGGGCTTATATTGGCGATTTGAGGAGTTAG
- a CDS encoding DUF5615 family PIN-like protein, with translation MNYLTAMKLLLSEGLPLSTAALLRDAGIDTIHVGEIGMSEAEDAEV, from the coding sequence TTGAACTACCTAACCGCTATGAAACTGTTGCTCAGTGAGGGATTACCACTCTCTACGGCAGCATTGCTACGTGATGCGGGTATCGACACTATTCATGTGGGTGAAATTGGGATGTCTGAAGCTGAAGATGCAGAAGTCTAA
- a CDS encoding DUF433 domain-containing protein codes for MKLDRITSNPNRMNGQPSIRNLRLTVRRVIELLATYPNREELRQEFPELEDEDIQQALIFASSYLSDRYSCES; via the coding sequence ATGAAATTAGATCGCATCACAAGCAATCCCAATCGCATGAATGGACAGCCCTCTATTCGTAATCTTCGGCTTACCGTTCGTCGAGTGATTGAGTTATTAGCTACCTATCCTAATCGAGAAGAACTGCGCCAGGAGTTTCCCGAATTAGAAGATGAAGATATTCAGCAAGCCTTAATTTTTGCATCGTCTTACTTGAGCGATCGCTATTCCTGTGAGTCGTGA
- a CDS encoding PIN/TRAM domain-containing protein — protein MLDAIIIFSFILAASGIGFYSIELLPNGTLDQVTNLEALRLVVAVFAAIIGGAIGLSFQTTYRRLESQVKEMPLEAILTRAIGLVIGLLLANLMLAPLFLLPIPTDFGFIKPLVAVVGSIILSVTGMNLADTHGRGLLRFINPNTVESMVVEGTLKPANTKVLDTSCIIDGRIEALLETGFLEGQILVPQFVLQELQQVADASKDQKRVRGRRGLEILNRIKEDYPDRILINAVDYDDIPTVDAKLVRFAQEISGTLLTNDYNLSKVASVQKVPVLNVNDLVNAVRPSYLPGDNLDLKILKEGKEPSQGIGYLDDGTMVVVEEGSNYVGGELRVVVTSALQTTAGRMIFAKPQASALA, from the coding sequence ATGCTTGACGCAATTATTATTTTCTCATTTATCCTAGCAGCGTCGGGAATAGGGTTCTACAGCATTGAACTACTACCCAATGGCACGTTAGATCAGGTAACGAATCTAGAAGCTTTACGCTTAGTTGTTGCCGTCTTTGCTGCTATTATTGGTGGTGCGATCGGGCTGAGTTTCCAGACGACATATCGCCGTCTAGAATCACAAGTCAAAGAAATGCCTCTAGAAGCGATCTTAACTCGTGCGATCGGCTTAGTGATTGGTTTATTGCTAGCTAACCTCATGCTAGCACCACTATTTTTACTACCTATTCCCACAGATTTTGGATTTATTAAGCCACTTGTGGCAGTTGTCGGTAGTATTATCCTCTCCGTTACTGGTATGAATTTGGCAGACACCCACGGAAGGGGCTTATTGCGGTTCATTAATCCCAACACCGTCGAATCGATGGTAGTGGAAGGAACGCTAAAACCAGCTAATACCAAAGTTTTAGACACTAGCTGCATTATTGATGGTCGAATTGAAGCCTTATTAGAAACAGGGTTTTTAGAAGGACAAATTCTCGTACCGCAGTTTGTCTTGCAAGAACTTCAACAAGTAGCGGATGCTAGCAAAGACCAAAAGCGAGTGCGGGGAAGACGAGGACTAGAAATTCTCAACCGCATTAAGGAAGATTATCCCGATCGCATTTTGATTAATGCAGTTGACTACGACGATATTCCCACAGTGGATGCTAAGTTAGTCCGTTTCGCCCAAGAAATTAGCGGTACATTGCTAACCAATGACTACAACTTATCTAAAGTTGCCAGCGTTCAGAAAGTACCTGTTTTGAATGTGAATGATTTAGTCAATGCCGTTCGTCCTAGTTATTTACCTGGCGACAACCTTGATTTAAAAATTCTCAAGGAAGGCAAAGAACCCAGTCAAGGCATTGGCTACCTAGATGACGGCACAATGGTAGTCGTTGAAGAAGGCAGCAATTATGTGGGTGGTGAACTGCGCGTAGTAGTCACCAGCGCATTGCAAACCACCGCAGGAAGAATGATTTTTGCCAAACCCCAAGCATCAGCATTGGCGTGA
- a CDS encoding vWA domain-containing protein, which yields MKVSLQPALNDGNLDANQLNSQRQLGISISAIAETQDRHVPLNLCLILDHSGSMNGRSLETVKKAANRLVDRLNPSDRLSVVVFDHRAKVLVPSQSVEDPEKIKNQINRLAADGGTAIDEGLRLGIEELAKGKKDTVSQAFLLTDGENEHGDNNRCLKFAQLAASYNLTLNTLGFGDNWNQDVLEKIADAGLGTLSYIQKPEEAVDEFNRLFSRIQTVGLTNAYLLLSLMPNVRLAELKPIAQVSPDTIELPLQQEADGRFAVRLGDLMKDAERIILANIYLGQLPAGEQAIANVQVRYDDPAANKVDLVTPNIPVYAHVVKNYQADPNPQVQQSILALAKYRQTQLAETKLQQGDRSGAATMLQTAAKTALQMGDTGAATVLQTSATQLQSGGDLSESDRKKTRMVSKTVLQDTPPQ from the coding sequence ATGAAGGTTAGCTTGCAGCCTGCCTTGAATGATGGTAATTTGGATGCGAATCAACTGAATAGTCAACGTCAGTTGGGAATTTCGATTTCGGCGATCGCAGAGACTCAAGACCGCCATGTGCCACTTAATCTATGCTTGATTCTGGATCATAGTGGTTCCATGAATGGGCGATCGCTAGAAACGGTGAAAAAAGCAGCGAATCGTCTGGTAGATAGACTCAATCCTAGCGATCGCCTCAGTGTTGTAGTTTTCGATCACCGTGCCAAAGTCTTAGTACCTAGTCAAAGTGTCGAAGATCCAGAAAAAATCAAAAATCAAATCAACCGCCTAGCCGCCGATGGTGGAACTGCCATTGATGAAGGATTGCGTTTGGGGATTGAGGAGTTGGCGAAGGGAAAAAAAGATACTGTTTCTCAAGCCTTCTTATTAACCGACGGAGAAAATGAACATGGTGATAACAATCGCTGTTTGAAATTCGCCCAATTAGCTGCTAGCTATAATTTGACTTTGAATACTCTGGGATTTGGTGACAACTGGAACCAAGATGTTTTAGAAAAAATTGCTGATGCTGGTTTAGGTACTTTATCTTACATTCAAAAACCCGAAGAGGCAGTGGATGAGTTTAATCGCCTGTTCAGCCGCATTCAAACAGTGGGATTGACTAATGCTTATCTGTTATTGTCCCTAATGCCCAATGTCCGGCTAGCGGAACTCAAACCCATCGCCCAAGTTTCCCCAGACACAATTGAGTTACCACTGCAACAAGAAGCTGATGGACGTTTCGCTGTGCGGTTGGGAGATTTAATGAAAGATGCAGAACGGATAATTTTAGCTAATATTTATTTGGGACAATTGCCAGCAGGTGAACAAGCGATCGCTAATGTGCAAGTCCGCTACGACGATCCAGCCGCCAATAAGGTAGATTTAGTTACACCAAATATCCCCGTTTATGCCCATGTTGTGAAAAACTACCAAGCAGATCCAAATCCCCAGGTGCAGCAGTCTATTTTGGCATTAGCTAAGTATCGCCAAACCCAGCTAGCCGAAACGAAATTGCAACAGGGCGATCGCTCTGGTGCGGCGACAATGTTACAAACGGCTGCTAAAACTGCTCTGCAAATGGGAGATACGGGGGCGGCGACGGTGTTGCAAACTTCTGCCACCCAGCTACAATCTGGTGGAGATTTATCTGAAAGCGATCGCAAGAAAACTAGAATGGTCTCCAAAACAGTTTTGCAAGATACCCCTCCTCAGTAA
- a CDS encoding basic amino acid ABC transporter substrate-binding protein, translated as MKLINLKWQQLILSLGCLLLIIACKSFYPTNKPDAVPLRVATDPTFVPFEIQKASGDLEGFDIDLMNALAQPAAGIAKVAGFAVQFENLPFDGMISTLQAKRVDAAISGITITAERLKTIAFSRPYFKAGLAIAVREDNQNIQDFNSLRGKKIAVQIGSTGADFAKTIPNAKISTFNSGPEFFQDLLNGNVDAVISDAFATLYAIKNGNLKGIRVVANLLTQEYYGIATPKDSPHLDAINKGIGILLSNGTYKQIYQKWFNADPPQLPNS; from the coding sequence GTGAAATTAATTAACCTCAAGTGGCAACAGCTAATTCTCAGCTTAGGCTGTCTACTATTGATTATTGCCTGTAAAAGTTTCTATCCCACCAATAAGCCAGATGCTGTCCCTCTTAGGGTGGCGACAGATCCCACTTTTGTCCCTTTTGAAATCCAAAAAGCTAGCGGGGACTTGGAAGGTTTTGATATTGATTTGATGAATGCGTTGGCGCAGCCCGCCGCAGGCATCGCTAAAGTAGCAGGTTTTGCAGTCCAGTTTGAAAATCTGCCCTTTGATGGCATGATCTCAACCTTGCAAGCCAAAAGAGTTGATGCAGCAATTAGCGGAATCACCATTACCGCCGAACGCCTGAAAACAATTGCTTTTTCACGACCTTATTTTAAAGCCGGATTAGCGATCGCTGTCCGCGAAGACAACCAAAATATTCAAGACTTCAATAGTCTCAGAGGTAAAAAAATCGCTGTCCAAATTGGTTCTACTGGCGCAGATTTTGCCAAAACCATCCCCAACGCCAAAATTAGTACTTTTAATTCTGGGCCAGAATTTTTCCAAGATTTGCTCAATGGCAATGTTGATGCTGTGATTAGCGATGCTTTCGCAACTTTGTATGCGATAAAAAATGGCAACCTCAAAGGCATCAGAGTTGTTGCAAATTTGCTCACCCAAGAATACTACGGCATTGCTACGCCCAAGGATTCCCCCCATTTGGATGCAATTAACAAAGGTATAGGGATTTTGTTATCCAATGGCACTTACAAGCAAATTTATCAAAAATGGTTTAACGCTGACCCCCCGCAATTACCAAACTCTTGA
- a CDS encoding J domain-containing protein, whose product MDLGDCYRLLGLRSGASFAEIKASYRRLAQQYHPDINPDDNKAKDKFIALTEAYKLLLTVVLPEETIAHSSQVSTGSNDAKATQRQKTPVTTVVNQQPGKAKPPNLLEIEERLKWKTYEQLQRFLQERRFPQAIALVEALADRLSTDAEVRQWQAIAYQIWGRALISENQLLKARIYLKKALKTDPHNKSLWYEVQRDFQRLEQIF is encoded by the coding sequence ATGGATCTTGGAGATTGCTACCGTTTGCTAGGTTTAAGATCGGGAGCTTCTTTTGCTGAAATTAAAGCGTCTTACCGACGATTGGCGCAGCAATATCATCCCGATATCAACCCAGATGACAACAAAGCCAAAGATAAGTTTATTGCCTTGACAGAGGCTTACAAACTCCTGCTGACAGTAGTACTGCCAGAGGAAACTATTGCACATTCAAGTCAGGTGTCAACTGGGAGTAATGACGCGAAGGCAACGCAGCGACAGAAAACACCAGTCACAACGGTGGTAAACCAACAACCAGGGAAAGCAAAGCCGCCTAATCTGTTGGAAATAGAAGAACGGCTGAAGTGGAAAACTTATGAGCAATTGCAGAGATTTTTGCAAGAGAGACGATTTCCGCAAGCGATCGCACTGGTAGAAGCTTTGGCAGATCGTTTATCAACAGATGCAGAAGTTCGCCAATGGCAAGCGATCGCTTATCAAATTTGGGGACGGGCGTTAATTTCCGAAAACCAACTGCTTAAAGCGAGAATTTATCTCAAAAAAGCTTTGAAAACAGACCCCCATAATAAAAGTCTCTGGTATGAAGTACAGCGCGATTTCCAACGGTTAGAACAAATTTTTTAA
- a CDS encoding ATP-dependent Clp protease proteolytic subunit, producing MPIGVPKVPYRMPGGQYTDWISIYDRLYRERIIFLGRDIDDEIANQIIAVMLYLDSDDPGKDIYLYINSPGGMVTSGMAIFDTMQHIKSDVVTICVGLAASMGSFLLAAGTKGKRLALPHSRIMIHQPSGGTRGQATDIEIEAREILRIRHQLNGIYADKTGQTIAKIEKDMDRDFFMSAEEAKEYGLIDRVIEERTSIVAGE from the coding sequence ATGCCTATAGGCGTTCCTAAAGTCCCCTACCGGATGCCCGGAGGACAATATACAGATTGGATTAGCATCTACGATCGCCTTTACCGAGAACGGATTATATTTTTGGGGCGAGATATTGATGATGAAATTGCCAATCAGATAATTGCTGTAATGCTCTATCTGGACTCAGACGATCCAGGTAAAGATATTTATTTATACATCAATTCTCCCGGTGGAATGGTTACATCTGGCATGGCTATTTTTGATACCATGCAACATATCAAATCAGATGTAGTGACTATTTGCGTGGGTTTAGCTGCTTCAATGGGATCTTTCCTGTTAGCTGCTGGCACCAAAGGTAAACGCCTAGCATTACCTCATTCCCGGATTATGATTCACCAGCCTTCTGGCGGAACCCGTGGACAAGCAACCGATATCGAAATTGAAGCTAGAGAGATTCTGCGGATTCGTCACCAGCTTAATGGTATTTATGCTGATAAAACTGGTCAGACCATAGCAAAAATTGAAAAAGATATGGATCGTGACTTTTTCATGTCTGCTGAAGAGGCTAAAGAATACGGTTTAATTGACCGTGTGATTGAGGAAAGAACCTCTATAGTAGCAGGGGAGTAA
- a CDS encoding vWA domain-containing protein: MKVKLLSALNDNNVDVAQTSSQRQLAITIFAIAGEFDQNLPLNLCLILDRSGSMHGQPIKTVIQAVEGLIDRLKVGDRISVVAFSGSAEVIIPNQAIEDPESIKSQIKSKLTASGGTAIAEGLELGITELMKGTRGAVSQAFLLTDGHGESGLRIWKWDIGRDDNKRCLKLAQKAAKLNLTINTFGFGNSWNQDLLEKIADVGGGTLAHIEHPEEALEQFSRLFGRIQSIGLTNAYLLLSLVPNVRLAELKPIAQVAPDTIELPVEPEADGSFAVRLGDLMQDVERIVLANIYLGQLPEGKQAIGHLQIRYDDPLVNQERLLSPLVPVYADVVRAYQPASNPQVQQSILALAKYRQTQLAEAKLQQGDRTGAATMLQTAAKTALQIGDKGAATVLQTSATRLQAGEELSEADLKKTRIVSKTVLQE, translated from the coding sequence ATGAAAGTTAAATTGCTATCGGCGTTAAATGACAATAATGTTGATGTGGCTCAAACAAGTAGCCAACGTCAACTAGCAATAACGATTTTTGCGATCGCTGGTGAGTTTGACCAAAATCTACCCCTTAACCTCTGCTTGATTCTAGATAGAAGCGGTTCTATGCATGGACAACCGATTAAAACGGTGATTCAGGCAGTGGAAGGATTAATAGATCGGTTGAAAGTTGGCGATCGCATCTCAGTTGTGGCTTTTTCCGGTTCTGCGGAAGTCATTATCCCTAACCAAGCGATCGAAGATCCCGAAAGCATCAAATCTCAAATTAAAAGCAAACTGACTGCTAGCGGCGGCACTGCGATCGCTGAGGGTTTGGAACTGGGAATTACAGAATTGATGAAGGGTACAAGAGGCGCTGTTTCCCAAGCGTTTCTGCTGACAGATGGGCATGGTGAAAGTGGTTTGCGGATTTGGAAGTGGGATATTGGGCGAGATGACAACAAGCGTTGTCTCAAACTGGCGCAAAAGGCTGCCAAACTGAACCTAACAATCAACACTTTCGGATTTGGCAATAGCTGGAATCAGGATTTGCTAGAAAAAATTGCTGATGTCGGTGGTGGCACTTTAGCTCATATTGAACATCCTGAAGAAGCTTTAGAGCAGTTTAGCCGACTGTTTGGGCGGATTCAGTCTATTGGGCTAACTAATGCCTACTTGCTGTTATCTCTAGTTCCCAATGTCCGGCTAGCAGAATTAAAACCTATTGCCCAAGTCGCCCCAGACACAATCGAGTTACCAGTGGAACCCGAAGCTGATGGTAGCTTTGCTGTGCGTTTAGGAGATTTGATGCAGGATGTAGAACGGATAGTTTTGGCGAATATTTATCTGGGACAATTGCCAGAGGGGAAACAAGCGATCGGGCATTTGCAAATTCGTTATGATGACCCCTTGGTTAACCAAGAACGCTTACTTTCCCCCCTTGTGCCAGTGTATGCAGATGTAGTTCGGGCATATCAACCAGCGTCTAATCCCCAGGTACAGCAGTCTATTTTAGCATTAGCGAAGTATCGCCAAACCCAGTTAGCCGAGGCGAAATTGCAACAAGGCGATCGCACTGGTGCAGCTACAATGCTACAAACAGCCGCCAAAACTGCTTTACAAATCGGAGATAAAGGTGCAGCGACAGTGTTGCAAACTTCAGCCACACGCTTGCAAGCTGGAGAAGAACTTTCGGAAGCAGACCTCAAGAAAACTAGGATTGTATCAAAGACTGTTTTACAGGAATAG
- a CDS encoding PLP-dependent aminotransferase family protein, whose product MVSTTPAYRITDLFAERAKNLAPPTYGTELSKILTVSFAYGLADPILFPHADLAAASAVVLAEEAPIALNYGPPSAQLYEQIILRLQAKGIPADRDRLIVGYGSGQILGLLPDVFVEPGDVVIVEGPTFLGVVARFVHAGAHIITIPVDELGMDVDALEVKLNDLKKQGIRPRFIYTIPTFHNPTGVTMPLFRRQKLVALAAEYGVLIVEDDAYSDLRFRGETMPSLATLDQEGWVLYVSTFSKIIAPGIRLGWACGDPAIIERLAMFKSEGPVGPFVSHVVARYCATGKLENHIQELIACYKHKCNLLLEAIAQEFPSDVVALRPDGGFFVWCKLPPDISAKALLMAANEHGISFLPGTRCYANGQGDDAIRLAFSFQPTQKIVEGITTLGAVLHKLR is encoded by the coding sequence ATGGTTTCTACAACCCCTGCTTACCGAATTACTGATTTGTTCGCCGAACGAGCAAAAAACCTCGCACCACCAACCTACGGTACAGAGTTAAGCAAAATCCTCACTGTCAGCTTTGCCTACGGTCTAGCTGACCCAATTCTCTTTCCTCACGCTGACTTAGCTGCTGCAAGTGCCGTTGTGCTGGCAGAAGAGGCTCCCATCGCTCTCAATTACGGCCCACCTTCTGCTCAACTATATGAGCAAATTATCCTCCGTTTACAAGCTAAAGGAATTCCTGCCGATCGCGATCGCTTGATCGTTGGCTACGGTTCTGGTCAGATTCTCGGCTTGCTACCAGATGTATTTGTGGAACCTGGTGATGTGGTAATTGTCGAAGGGCCAACCTTCCTGGGAGTAGTTGCCAGATTTGTCCACGCTGGCGCACACATAATTACCATTCCTGTAGATGAGTTGGGGATGGATGTAGATGCTCTAGAAGTAAAATTGAATGATTTAAAGAAACAGGGCATCCGACCACGATTTATTTATACCATCCCCACTTTTCATAATCCTACGGGCGTTACTATGCCGTTATTTCGCCGCCAAAAACTCGTAGCATTAGCGGCTGAATATGGCGTTCTAATCGTGGAAGATGATGCTTATAGCGATTTGCGCTTCCGAGGAGAAACGATGCCCTCCCTGGCAACCCTAGACCAAGAGGGATGGGTATTGTATGTGAGTACCTTCTCAAAAATTATTGCACCTGGTATCCGGTTAGGCTGGGCTTGTGGCGATCCAGCGATCATTGAGCGGTTGGCGATGTTCAAGAGTGAGGGGCCTGTGGGGCCATTTGTCAGCCATGTGGTTGCCCGCTATTGTGCTACGGGGAAACTGGAAAATCACATTCAGGAATTAATTGCTTGCTACAAACATAAGTGCAATTTATTGTTAGAAGCGATCGCTCAAGAGTTTCCCAGTGATGTAGTCGCTTTACGTCCCGATGGCGGCTTCTTCGTTTGGTGTAAATTACCACCAGATATCAGCGCCAAAGCACTGCTCATGGCTGCCAATGAACACGGCATCAGTTTTCTGCCAGGGACTCGCTGTTACGCCAATGGACAAGGGGATGATGCCATCAGATTAGCTTTTAGCTTTCAGCCAACACAGAAGATTGTTGAGGGAATCACTACATTAGGAGCAGTTTTGCACAAACTGCGGTAA
- a CDS encoding HNH endonuclease — translation MPISQKDIKLLWGRAASRCAFPDCKLSLTQDSEDTSSSITIGEQAHIVAKEENGSRGDSLLTTEERDSYSNLILLCPNHHTIIDKNPKDFPVEKLHALKTEHELWVIQTLSQTGDLNKQARDIIYTTLIDAAVEHCHLSQWKQWTFGTLEPFPRWSFELPEDFFQFRQKVLITDFPCTLIELERAIKTLSILLHKAARVFQQHCKIQEDTNGKLFYDCDQFYKISQWNPERYKRLSQEFDDWLEECHQLIIDATKAANWFREVVRRDINPMFFAAEGKFTVTIPWSGDMGLSHTYLLPIYTQEEKDNLPDSLTENEA, via the coding sequence ATGCCCATTAGTCAGAAAGATATAAAGCTTCTTTGGGGGAGGGCAGCAAGTAGATGTGCTTTTCCAGATTGTAAGCTTTCATTAACTCAAGATAGCGAGGATACTTCGAGCAGTATCACAATTGGTGAGCAAGCACATATCGTAGCGAAAGAAGAGAATGGATCTCGTGGTGATAGTCTTCTTACGACTGAAGAAAGAGACTCTTACAGCAACCTAATTCTTTTATGCCCTAATCATCATACGATTATTGACAAAAATCCAAAAGATTTTCCAGTTGAAAAATTACACGCTCTTAAAACTGAACATGAACTTTGGGTTATTCAAACATTATCTCAAACAGGGGATTTAAATAAACAAGCCAGAGATATTATTTATACGACTTTGATAGATGCAGCAGTTGAACATTGCCATTTATCTCAATGGAAACAATGGACATTTGGAACATTAGAGCCTTTTCCAAGATGGTCTTTTGAATTGCCAGAAGATTTTTTTCAGTTCCGTCAAAAAGTTTTAATTACTGATTTCCCTTGTACTTTAATAGAGTTAGAAAGAGCAATTAAAACTCTAAGTATTTTACTTCATAAAGCTGCTAGAGTGTTTCAGCAACATTGTAAAATCCAAGAAGATACCAACGGAAAATTATTTTACGATTGTGATCAATTTTATAAAATAAGTCAATGGAATCCAGAAAGATATAAGAGATTATCCCAAGAGTTTGATGATTGGCTCGAAGAGTGTCATCAACTTATCATTGATGCTACAAAAGCAGCTAATTGGTTTAGGGAAGTCGTTAGAAGAGATATAAATCCAATGTTTTTTGCTGCGGAAGGTAAATTTACTGTAACAATTCCTTGGTCGGGAGATATGGGACTTTCGCACACATATTTGCTACCTATATATACACAAGAAGAAAAGGATAATCTTCCTGATTCTTTGACAGAAAATGAGGCTTGA